The DNA region GTCGCCTGTTCCGGTCACGCCGAGAACCTCGATTCAGCAGTTCAACGACCGGGAAATCGCCACCGCTTATTTGCTGACTTTGAAACGGGCGGGCAGGGAGTACGCTTGGGCGGCCATGGAGATGAGCCATCCCGACATCCGCAGCTTCCTGGAGCATGCCTTCTGCATGTGCTCGCACCACGCTTATGACGTATGGCAATGGATGGTAAAAAAAGGCTATTATCCGTTAGAAGCGGCTCCGATGTCGACGATGAATACGCTCGGCGCTTTTTATCAGAAAGTGCAGGAGCCGGCGGCGGTTCATTAGCAACTCGGCGGAGCATAGCGAAAGAAAAAGAGCGGTTACCAAGGAAACCAATGACCTGGCGCACCCGCTCTTTTTTCATGGGATCGGCAATTGGAAACATTGTTTTTGTGGTACAATGTCAGCGGATGCGGGCGCATTCAATTC from Paenibacillus macerans includes:
- a CDS encoding spore coat protein, coding for MELAAHEAQDLNELTLSCVNSITNMACFLNQAQDPELKAILQKHLPLHFQDYNMKVEYLSKAEGASGKLAIPDLQPVLQSFTEASASPVPVTPRTSIQQFNDREIATAYLLTLKRAGREYAWAAMEMSHPDIRSFLEHAFCMCSHHAYDVWQWMVKKGYYPLEAAPMSTMNTLGAFYQKVQEPAAVH